The following coding sequences lie in one Cercospora beticola chromosome 9, complete sequence genomic window:
- a CDS encoding uncharacterized protein (MEROPS:MER0005900), whose amino-acid sequence MTRNIAIREPAGPKTQRVDADLLIPGRGEPVKHAALIYEAIEKASGKGKILFAGNKDDVPSKYANVKASLHVPVLMPGMWDCHVHLIGQKDLNLEQIALMSSSTAGFRIARDAVATLNAGFTSVREVGGYGIDIKSSIEEGWIPGPHIYSAGSILSQTAGHGDLHTMPLELMHHRMTDGFPLALADGIDEAIKQTRKQIRRGASVIKVCATGGVLSRIDSPKAAQFTNAELEAIVGEATRTNMIVAAHAHGTEGILAALHAGVKTIEHGSYLTEEAIELMLEKEAILVPTRYVQQYGIEHAEQMAPESYQKMAETVNANKESYRKAIKAGVRIALGTDLGISSHGAKFNHGTNGKEFYYAVEAGLTPLQAIEAGTATAPATLGPQAPKSGQLREGYDADFIALVKNPLDDIEVLARAEEVKFVWKGGRLVKRDGEKIGII is encoded by the exons ATGACACGAAACATCGCGATCAGAGAACCTGCAGGCCCCAAGACGCAGCGGGTGGACGCAGATCTTCTTATCCCAGGCAGAGGCGAGCCTGTCAAACATGCTGCATTGATTTACGAAGCGATTGAAAAGGCAAGCGGCAAAGGAAAGATTTTGTTTGCAGGCAACAAAGATGATGTTCCATCCAAGTATGCCAACGTCAAGGCGAGCTTGCATGTTCCCGTTCTGATGCCGGGAATGTGGGATTGCCATGTTCAC CTCATCGGCCAAAAAGATCTGAATCTTGAGCAGATCGCGCTGATGTCCTCCTCCACAGCCGGCTTTCGAATCGCACGCGATGCAGTAGCGACCCTCAATGCCGGCTTCACCAGCGTTCGCGAAGTCGGCGGCTACGGCATAGACATCAAGAGCTCCATCGAGGAAGGCTGGATTCCAGGTCCTCATATCTACTCCGCAGGCTCAATTCTCAGCCAGACCGCCGGTCATGGAGACTTGCACACCATGCCCTTGGAGCTGATGCATCATCGCATGACGGACGGCTTTCCACTCGCTTTGGCggatggcatcgatgaggCGATAAagcagacgaggaagcagATCAGGCGTGGTGCGAGTGTGATCAAAGTCTGTGCTACGGGAGGCGTCTTGAGTAGGATTGATAGTCCCAAAGCGGCGCAATTCACGAATGCGGAGCTGGAAGCTATCGTCGGGGAAGCCACGCGGACGAATATGATTGTGGCAGCGCATGCGCACGGAACGGAAGGGATT CTGGCAGCTTTGCACGCTGGTGTGAAGACGATCGAGCATGGGAGTTACCTGACAGAAGAGGCAATCGAGCTCATGCTTGAGAAG GAAGCAATTCTTGTCCCCACTCGCTATGTCCAACAATATGGCATTGAGCATGCGGAACAAATGGCTCCAGAGAGCTATCAGAAGATGGCCGAGACGGTGAATGCGAACAAGGAATCATACCGAAAAGCC ATCAAAGCTGGCGTACGCATAGCTCTTGGTACCGATCTCGGTATCTCCAGTCACGGAGCCAAATTCAACCACGGCACGAATGGCAAGGAGTTCTACTACGCCGTCGAAGCAGGTCTGACGCCTCTGCAAGCGATCGAAGCTGGAACTGCGACTGCTCCTGCGACTCTGGGCCCGCAGGCGCCGAAGTCAGGACAGCTTCGCGAAGGTTACGATGCCGATTTCATCGCCCTGGTGAAGAATCCTTTGGACGATATTGAGGTATTGGCGCGAGCTGAAGAGGTGAAGTTTGTCTGGAAAGGTGGTAGATTGGTCAAGCGCGATGGCGAAAAGATTGGAATCATCTAG